Proteins from a genomic interval of Callospermophilus lateralis isolate mCalLat2 unplaced genomic scaffold, mCalLat2.hap1 Scaffold_210, whole genome shotgun sequence:
- the LOC143389321 gene encoding palmitoyltransferase ZDHHC19-like — protein sequence MASSQSITPPNEPPIESSWLKPSLFPAFNAMLLITISGIFFAFPCRWLAQNGQWEFAVVSGLFFILSFSSLIFLNGSDPGILHKGSLEEDPNIQYIARVNNRAFRLQWCSKCSFHRPPRTHHCPFCNICVEDFDHHCLWVNNCVGQRNFRVFVLLLVSLCLYLVVLLATSVIFLIRTRHMPLSLDSAMAIAVAVPVLVLLLPVILLLMIQAVSVFDQGCANNWYLTICMPEGPK from the exons atggcctcttcacagagtatcacgcccccaaatgaacctccgatcgaatcctcatggctgaaaccaagcctgtttccagcttttaatgcaatgcttcttattacaataagtggcatcttcttcgcctttcc gtgccggtggttggctcagaatgggcagtgggaatttgccgtggtttcgggcctattctttatactgtccttcagcagcctcattttcctcaacgggtcagacccaggcattttgcacaaag gctccttagaagaggaccccaacattcaatacatagcacgagtgaacaacagggcctttcgcctgcagtggtgctcgaagtgttctttccatcgtccaccccggacccaccactgtcccttctgtaatatctgtgtggag GACTTTGACCACCACTGCCTGTGGGTAAACAATTGTGTAGGTCAAAGAAATTTCCGCGTATTCGTGCTGCTGCTGGTGTCCCTGTGCCTTTATCTGGTTGTTCTTCTGGCTACCAGTGTGATTTTTCTCATTCGTACAAGACACATGCCCTTGTCGCTGGACTCAGCCATGGC catcgcagtagctgtacccgtcttggtactcctgctgcctgtcattctgctcctgatgatacaggctgtgtcggtg ttcgaccagggctgtgccaacaactggtatttgaccatttgtatgccagagggacccaagtga